The following are from one region of the Advenella mimigardefordensis DPN7 genome:
- a CDS encoding S8 family serine peptidase: MAESANTTGRYIVLLQHGRTEDGIRDLQRIAGASIMTSDSQAARPSQTLELNCALVFDHIDAALIRCETAAGDAIYAASQQGQSNILMIEPERSVHAITIPTNPTLGPAQDEADPNATWGVRACGADHSDYTGQGIRLAVLDTGLDLQHPDFAQRQIESRSFVTGADVQDENGHGTHCAGIAAGNLQPATGPRYGVAGQAQLYIGKVLGNDGSGGDGSVLDGINWAVGVGCEIISLSLGSPAREGDSYSPIFEEVAKRALAAGTLIIAAAGNESQRPEHIAPVSHPANCPSIVAVAALDEHMAIAPFSCGGLHEDGGQVDIAAPGVAVLSSWPGPKNYNTISGTSMATPFVAGVAALFAQADPATRGSVLRDRVLQNARPLPLPQRDAGRGLVQAPGHEAVVNGRGKAR; encoded by the coding sequence ATGGCTGAGTCAGCAAACACCACCGGCAGATATATTGTGCTGCTGCAGCATGGCCGAACCGAAGACGGCATACGGGATTTACAGCGCATTGCCGGCGCGTCCATTATGACATCCGACAGCCAGGCAGCCCGACCATCCCAGACGCTGGAACTCAATTGTGCTCTTGTTTTTGATCATATCGACGCCGCGCTGATCCGTTGTGAAACGGCGGCCGGCGATGCAATATACGCAGCTTCGCAACAGGGGCAGAGCAATATTCTGATGATTGAGCCTGAGCGTAGCGTACATGCTATTACGATACCTACCAATCCGACCCTGGGCCCGGCACAGGACGAAGCCGACCCGAACGCGACCTGGGGGGTACGCGCCTGTGGCGCCGATCACTCTGATTACACCGGCCAGGGTATCCGCCTGGCCGTTCTGGATACCGGTCTGGATTTGCAGCATCCGGATTTTGCGCAACGGCAGATTGAGTCGCGCTCCTTTGTCACCGGCGCCGACGTTCAGGATGAAAACGGTCATGGCACGCATTGCGCTGGCATTGCGGCAGGGAACCTGCAGCCGGCTACCGGCCCTCGCTACGGGGTAGCCGGGCAAGCACAACTATATATTGGCAAGGTACTGGGCAATGATGGTAGCGGTGGCGATGGCAGTGTGCTTGACGGGATCAACTGGGCGGTTGGCGTGGGCTGTGAGATTATTTCCCTGTCTTTGGGCAGTCCGGCCAGAGAAGGGGACAGCTATTCGCCCATTTTTGAAGAGGTCGCAAAGCGCGCGCTGGCCGCCGGCACATTGATTATCGCTGCGGCCGGCAATGAAAGCCAGCGGCCCGAACATATCGCACCCGTTTCGCATCCTGCCAATTGTCCGTCTATTGTCGCCGTGGCAGCGCTTGATGAGCATATGGCGATTGCACCTTTTTCCTGCGGTGGCCTGCACGAGGATGGCGGGCAGGTGGACATTGCCGCGCCGGGTGTCGCTGTGCTGTCTTCCTGGCCCGGTCCGAAAAATTACAATACCATCAGTGGCACCAGCATGGCCACGCCGTTTGTTGCCGGCGTAGCCGCGCTGTTTGCCCAGGCAGACCCGGCCACAAGGGGGAGTGTGCTGCGCGATCGCGTGCTGCAAAATGCGCGGCCGTTGCCGCTGCCGCAACGCGATGCAGGGCGCGGACTGGTTCAGGCGCCCGGCCATGAGGCTGTTGTCAATGGCCGGGGCAAAGCCAGGTAA
- a CDS encoding LysR substrate-binding domain-containing protein, with amino-acid sequence MVSVMTRLPLNTLPAFRTVAELQNLRAAAEVLHLTHSAVSQQIRHLESTLGFPLFEREGRRLVLNAAGATLLCSVQSALTQLEDGVQLARVASDSVEKKLRISVVPSFAQRWLLPRLERWRERHPDIALEITASQQIVDLQRDGFHAAVREGMGPWPGVLADRLFDDPMPLIVVGCAVDARRLVGAPPAAFLKEPLLGDRGAWQAWFAAAGLQVPFNTVAEFNDMGLMLQAAEQGLGLTLARELLAADAIRNGKLIRLSPISVAYDTAHAIHLVYRPALRDWPALAALRNWIIEELDASRAALLQDTGNAQEKGTSPSLN; translated from the coding sequence TTGGTGAGCGTGATGACCAGACTTCCCCTGAATACGCTTCCTGCGTTTCGAACCGTGGCTGAGCTGCAAAATCTGCGTGCCGCTGCAGAAGTGCTGCACCTGACGCATAGCGCGGTCAGTCAGCAGATCCGTCACTTGGAAAGTACATTGGGATTTCCTCTGTTTGAGCGAGAGGGTCGCAGGCTTGTGCTCAATGCGGCTGGTGCAACGCTGCTGTGTTCGGTGCAGTCTGCGCTGACGCAGCTTGAGGACGGCGTGCAACTGGCCAGAGTGGCCTCGGATAGCGTCGAAAAAAAGCTGCGCATTTCGGTGGTGCCGTCGTTTGCGCAACGCTGGTTGCTGCCCCGACTGGAGCGCTGGCGCGAGCGCCATCCTGATATAGCACTTGAAATTACGGCCTCTCAGCAAATTGTTGACTTGCAACGTGACGGGTTTCACGCTGCGGTACGGGAGGGTATGGGTCCGTGGCCTGGTGTGCTGGCCGACCGTCTTTTTGATGACCCCATGCCGCTGATTGTGGTCGGCTGTGCCGTGGACGCGCGGCGTCTGGTCGGTGCGCCGCCCGCCGCTTTTCTCAAAGAACCGCTGCTGGGTGATCGCGGTGCCTGGCAGGCATGGTTTGCCGCAGCCGGGTTGCAGGTACCTTTTAATACCGTGGCGGAATTCAACGATATGGGGCTGATGCTGCAGGCAGCTGAACAGGGACTGGGCCTGACGCTGGCGCGGGAGCTGCTGGCCGCCGATGCCATTCGCAATGGCAAGTTGATTCGGTTGTCGCCCATTTCGGTCGCTTACGACACTGCGCATGCCATTCATCTGGTCTACCGCCCGGCATTGCGTGACTGGCCCGCGCTGGCAGCTTTGCGCAACTGGATTATCGAAGAGCTGGACGCTTCCCGTGCAGCTTTGCTGCAGGATACAGGCAATGCTCAGGAGAAGGGTACTAGCCCATCACTCAATTAA
- a CDS encoding aromatic ring-hydroxylating oxygenase subunit alpha: MDLADILKLASPLPVSAYFDQAVYEQELQHIFRRSPLYVGHQNSVPEMRDWYALPQENGGRVLVHNADGIKLMSNVCRHRQALMLGSYSTNCELTEHRGSLEKTGGNIVCPVHAWTYRADGELLSAPQFKIRQCKKLESSPLLNMSGFLFEHPSGLPHDIQKLFDSLGHDLSNYRLDHVETHSCPCNWKTFIEIYNDDYHIGPFHPGLGKYVECDALRWAYGNWYCKQTVGAEQTLENGGTPIYREWERLLKEYMGDEAPAFGAIWIAIYPTLMIELFPHALVVSSLFPKGPGETLNLIEFYYPDDVLAFSPELAEYHRKAYMETAEEDDEIAVRIDEGRRALYLRDRNDRGPYQIPLEEGMAQFHAWYRTMMNMDTTQACGADVSSL, from the coding sequence ATGGACCTTGCAGACATTCTGAAGCTGGCTTCTCCACTGCCTGTCAGTGCCTATTTTGATCAGGCGGTCTATGAACAGGAGCTGCAGCACATATTCCGGCGCAGTCCGCTCTATGTCGGGCACCAGAACAGTGTGCCTGAAATGCGGGATTGGTATGCGCTGCCGCAGGAGAACGGTGGGCGGGTATTGGTACACAATGCCGATGGCATCAAATTGATGTCTAACGTATGCCGGCATCGCCAGGCACTCATGCTGGGCAGCTACAGTACCAACTGCGAGCTGACTGAGCATCGTGGCTCATTGGAGAAGACCGGGGGCAATATTGTCTGCCCGGTTCATGCCTGGACTTATCGCGCGGATGGTGAGCTTTTATCGGCGCCGCAGTTCAAAATCCGTCAGTGTAAAAAGCTGGAGTCGTCGCCTCTGCTGAACATGAGCGGTTTTCTGTTTGAGCATCCGTCCGGTCTGCCGCACGACATTCAAAAATTGTTCGATTCGCTCGGGCATGATTTGTCCAACTATCGACTGGATCATGTGGAAACGCACAGTTGCCCATGCAACTGGAAAACCTTTATTGAGATCTACAATGACGATTATCATATCGGGCCTTTTCACCCGGGGCTGGGCAAATACGTGGAATGTGATGCCTTGCGCTGGGCCTACGGTAACTGGTATTGCAAGCAGACAGTAGGTGCTGAACAGACCCTGGAAAACGGCGGTACGCCGATATATCGGGAATGGGAACGTCTGCTTAAAGAGTATATGGGCGATGAAGCACCGGCGTTCGGCGCGATCTGGATCGCGATCTATCCCACACTTATGATTGAATTGTTCCCGCATGCCCTGGTGGTGTCTTCGCTGTTTCCCAAGGGGCCGGGGGAGACGCTTAATCTGATTGAGTTTTATTATCCCGACGATGTGCTTGCATTCAGCCCGGAGCTGGCGGAATATCATCGCAAGGCCTACATGGAGACGGCCGAAGAAGATGATGAAATCGCCGTTCGGATTGATGAAGGCCGCCGCGCACTCTATTTGCGCGACCGCAATGACCGCGGTCCTTATCAGATTCCATTGGAAGAGGGCATGGCACAATTTCACGCCTGGTATCGCACCATGATGAATATGGATACGACGCAGGCTTGCGGGGCGGATGTATCCAGTCTCTGA
- a CDS encoding IucA/IucC family protein has protein sequence MSHYPVPPAQQHLRHLDPDIWKHVNRHLVAKAIAEFSHEQILTPAHSATADGSRNVADEGQQAYVLVSDDGKTQYHYLARPMMLRHWHISEPSVTRICNGQTLEPDALSFIIDFKEALAIPADKLPIYLDEISSTLYGAAYKRYHQSLDSRALLHADYQQIEAAMSEGHPGFVANNGRIGFNVFDYESYTPETGSRFTLVWLAVHRQHAHFASLSTLEYDSFLRGELGEQQVTAYRGQLQEQGLAPDDYLFMPTHQWQWFNRLSIAFAADIAQRNIVYLGMGQDHYQAQQSIRTYFNHTDHDKCYVKTSLSILNMGFMRGLSPYYMAGTPAINEWLKQLIGNDPFLRQSGFDILQEVASIGYTNRYYEAALKKDSPYKKMLSVLWRESPAAKVKESERLMTMASLLHRDRDGQALLPLMIEQSGLAADQWLSRYFDAFLVPVVHCFYAYELVFMPHGENLIMVMDHRNVPQRCIMKDIAEESAILDENFDIPEHIARLKVSVPEDYKILGIFIDIFDGVFRHMSDILHSSGVCPEQQFWRLAALSVRRYQQAHPALADKFRRYDFFADDFRHSCLNRLQLKNNLQMVDLSDTAGSLTMAENLLNPVARFRALTVAELEAIDTMPQPEPA, from the coding sequence ATGAGCCATTATCCCGTACCGCCCGCGCAACAGCATCTGCGCCACCTCGACCCTGACATCTGGAAACATGTCAATCGTCATCTGGTTGCCAAAGCCATTGCCGAATTTTCTCACGAACAGATTCTGACACCTGCGCACAGTGCTACGGCTGACGGCAGTCGCAATGTCGCCGACGAAGGCCAGCAGGCTTATGTGCTGGTTTCCGACGACGGCAAAACACAATATCACTATCTGGCTCGGCCCATGATGTTGCGTCACTGGCATATTTCAGAGCCATCGGTCACCCGTATCTGCAACGGCCAGACGCTTGAACCGGATGCCTTGTCTTTTATTATCGACTTCAAGGAAGCGCTGGCAATACCCGCAGACAAGCTGCCGATATATCTTGACGAGATCAGCAGCACCTTATACGGTGCGGCCTATAAGCGCTACCATCAGTCCCTGGACAGCCGGGCGCTGTTGCATGCCGATTACCAGCAGATTGAAGCGGCCATGAGCGAGGGGCATCCGGGTTTTGTTGCGAACAATGGGCGCATAGGTTTTAACGTTTTCGATTATGAAAGCTATACGCCCGAAACCGGTAGTCGCTTTACGCTGGTGTGGCTGGCGGTACATCGCCAGCATGCCCATTTCGCTTCGCTCTCCACGCTGGAGTACGACAGCTTTCTGCGCGGGGAACTGGGTGAGCAGCAGGTGACGGCCTATCGTGGACAGTTACAGGAACAGGGGCTGGCACCCGATGATTATCTGTTTATGCCCACGCATCAATGGCAGTGGTTCAACCGTTTGAGTATCGCTTTCGCCGCCGATATTGCACAACGCAATATCGTGTATCTGGGCATGGGTCAGGATCACTATCAGGCTCAGCAATCGATTCGTACGTATTTCAATCATACGGATCATGACAAATGCTATGTCAAAACGTCTTTGTCTATTCTTAATATGGGCTTTATGCGCGGACTGTCTCCTTATTACATGGCAGGCACGCCGGCAATCAACGAATGGCTCAAGCAACTGATCGGCAACGATCCCTTTTTGCGCCAGAGTGGTTTTGATATCCTGCAGGAAGTGGCCTCTATCGGCTATACCAATCGCTATTACGAAGCGGCACTGAAAAAGGACAGCCCGTACAAAAAAATGCTGTCTGTATTATGGCGTGAAAGCCCGGCTGCAAAAGTAAAAGAGAGCGAGAGACTGATGACGATGGCTTCGTTGCTGCATCGTGATCGCGATGGCCAAGCGCTGCTTCCGCTGATGATTGAGCAGTCCGGGTTGGCTGCGGACCAATGGCTAAGCCGTTATTTTGATGCATTCCTGGTGCCCGTCGTGCATTGTTTCTATGCCTATGAATTGGTGTTCATGCCGCATGGCGAGAATCTGATCATGGTGATGGATCACAGAAATGTGCCGCAGCGCTGCATCATGAAAGATATTGCTGAAGAAAGTGCCATTCTGGACGAGAACTTCGACATTCCCGAGCATATTGCCCGGCTCAAGGTCAGCGTGCCGGAAGACTACAAAATTCTGGGGATATTCATTGATATCTTTGATGGCGTATTCAGGCATATGAGCGACATTCTGCATAGCAGCGGCGTATGTCCTGAGCAACAGTTCTGGCGGCTGGCGGCATTGTCGGTCAGGCGGTATCAGCAGGCGCATCCGGCGTTGGCCGACAAATTCCGCCGCTACGATTTCTTCGCCGATGATTTCAGGCACTCTTGCCTGAATCGGCTGCAATTGAAGAATAATTTGCAGATGGTGGATTTATCGGATACGGCCGGGAGCCTGACCATGGCAGAGAACCTGCTCAACCCGGTCGCACGTTTTCGTGCATTGACGGTGGCCGAGCTGGAGGCGATAGACACGATGCCGCAGCCTGAGCCCGCCTGA
- a CDS encoding MFS transporter, with the protein MTIRLAIIIMSALGMMSDTVLIGFYPQFFDMRYGNTDQVHTGMYVAAISIAVMCTLPFWVRVAKRFEPMSLIGFTQCIAGLLCLSAIWAETLTQYWVLTMLMFMFKSSYLLMFPYLMRIVNSEEHGRTIALLSVVVHISGILAAASGGYILQHLGASAALILMAAGDFGQMAITLWLNRSGKIIKVNNQREIGAQDIKDTAAIVADDATAPAPVSARRGFSHLTKGILTLSMIMFVFDFSAYLIRPFFSEYWMYATAHKDQTLAGLIFAIPGLAAVVALIVKHKLSASATQRNENLSWNLLLSLVGLYLQSIPSDIAIVIGRCMYGWGLFQVAVKLEVSLFAISRKEDYAHHFSITNFFQNLGVLISSWCAGYIVSLISHQAVFLIAAVGIALTWLANKLTLDLDHIKASAESPDATTDRSSEIELESRHV; encoded by the coding sequence ATGACCATACGCCTTGCCATCATCATTATGTCTGCACTGGGTATGATGAGCGACACCGTGCTTATCGGGTTTTATCCGCAATTTTTTGACATGCGCTATGGCAACACCGATCAGGTGCATACCGGCATGTATGTGGCGGCCATCTCGATAGCCGTCATGTGCACCTTGCCCTTCTGGGTGCGGGTAGCCAAGCGCTTTGAACCCATGTCGCTCATCGGCTTTACCCAATGTATAGCCGGTCTGCTGTGTCTGTCGGCCATCTGGGCCGAAACGCTGACGCAGTACTGGGTACTGACTATGCTCATGTTCATGTTCAAAAGCAGCTATTTGCTGATGTTCCCGTACCTGATGCGCATTGTCAATAGTGAAGAGCATGGCCGGACCATCGCGCTGCTCTCGGTCGTGGTACATATCTCGGGTATTCTGGCCGCGGCTTCCGGTGGCTATATATTGCAGCATCTGGGTGCGAGTGCCGCCCTGATTCTGATGGCGGCGGGCGATTTCGGCCAAATGGCGATTACGCTGTGGCTCAATCGTTCTGGAAAAATCATCAAGGTCAACAATCAGCGGGAGATTGGTGCACAGGATATAAAAGATACGGCCGCCATTGTCGCTGATGACGCAACGGCACCTGCTCCGGTATCAGCGCGTCGCGGCTTCTCGCATCTGACCAAAGGGATTCTGACACTCAGCATGATTATGTTTGTGTTTGACTTCAGTGCCTATCTGATCCGGCCATTCTTTTCCGAATACTGGATGTATGCCACAGCACACAAGGACCAGACGCTGGCAGGATTGATTTTCGCCATTCCGGGGCTGGCAGCGGTGGTTGCGCTGATTGTGAAGCATAAGCTGAGCGCATCGGCAACGCAGCGCAATGAGAACCTGTCCTGGAACCTGCTGCTGTCGCTGGTCGGTTTATATCTGCAGTCGATTCCCTCTGATATTGCGATTGTGATCGGGCGTTGTATGTATGGCTGGGGGCTGTTTCAGGTTGCCGTCAAGCTGGAAGTCAGCCTGTTTGCCATCAGTCGCAAGGAAGACTATGCGCATCACTTCAGTATCACCAATTTTTTCCAGAATCTGGGTGTGCTTATTTCCTCGTGGTGCGCGGGCTATATCGTCAGCCTGATCAGTCACCAGGCCGTATTTCTGATCGCCGCAGTTGGCATTGCGCTGACATGGCTGGCCAATAAGCTGACGCTGGATCTGGACCATATCAAGGCATCGGCCGAATCGCCGGATGCGACCACAGACAGGAGCAGCGAGATTGAACTGGAATCCCGGCACGTTTGA
- a CDS encoding lysine N(6)-hydroxylase/L-ornithine N(5)-oxygenase family protein encodes MKGNRTADTIYDVLGIGLGPFNLGLACLMAPVQGLSAVFLERKSAFSWHDGMMIPGTTLQNNFMADLVTLADPTSPFTYLNYCKLQGKIYRYYFRENFYLTRQEYNRYCRWAAAQLDSVHYEREVTALAYDENDQCYVATVTDLRDQSQLQYRARRLVVGIGSMPSLPACVGDEYLSAHTGQYLRQKASLQKARRITVIGSGQSGAEIYYDLLHEMAQHDYELYWITRSSRFFQMETGKLTLELITPDYAEHFYKLDAQQKHKTLKDQVSIFNGINTSLIERIYDELDEQSPAIAGRTHLYTNMALTECSRRDNETELVFEHAQTGERYRFNTDEIVFATGYCYRIPDFMQGIASRLRLTPEGRYQLAQDYAVDLSGDEVYIQNAGFDSHGLTNPDLGLNCFRNARIINAIMKREVYAIDTGTTFQAFTPQQNNQFFPLSAQ; translated from the coding sequence ATGAAGGGCAACAGAACGGCAGACACAATTTATGATGTATTGGGAATAGGCCTGGGGCCCTTCAATCTGGGACTGGCATGTCTGATGGCACCGGTGCAGGGGCTGAGCGCTGTCTTTCTGGAGCGCAAAAGCGCATTCAGCTGGCATGACGGCATGATGATTCCAGGCACGACGTTGCAGAATAACTTCATGGCGGATCTGGTGACGCTGGCAGACCCCACCAGCCCCTTCACGTATCTGAACTACTGCAAGCTGCAGGGAAAGATCTACCGCTATTATTTCCGGGAGAATTTTTATCTGACCCGGCAGGAGTACAACCGGTATTGTCGGTGGGCCGCCGCGCAGTTGGATAGTGTGCATTACGAACGCGAGGTAACTGCGCTGGCGTATGATGAAAATGATCAATGCTATGTAGCCACCGTTACTGATCTGCGTGATCAATCGCAATTGCAATACAGGGCGCGTCGGCTGGTGGTGGGTATTGGCAGCATGCCCAGTTTGCCTGCCTGCGTTGGTGACGAATATCTGTCGGCACATACCGGTCAGTACCTGCGGCAGAAGGCCAGCCTGCAGAAAGCGCGCAGAATTACCGTGATTGGTAGCGGGCAGAGCGGTGCGGAGATTTATTACGATCTGCTGCATGAGATGGCGCAGCACGACTACGAGTTGTATTGGATCACCCGTTCGTCCCGTTTTTTTCAGATGGAAACCGGCAAGCTGACGCTGGAGCTGATAACGCCGGACTATGCCGAGCATTTTTACAAGCTGGATGCGCAGCAAAAGCACAAGACACTGAAGGATCAGGTGAGTATTTTTAACGGCATCAATACCAGCCTGATCGAACGAATTTATGATGAGCTGGATGAACAATCGCCGGCGATTGCCGGGCGGACACACCTGTACACCAATATGGCGCTCACTGAATGCAGTCGTCGCGACAACGAAACGGAGCTGGTATTCGAGCATGCCCAGACCGGTGAACGCTATCGCTTTAACACAGACGAAATTGTATTTGCTACGGGGTATTGCTATCGCATCCCCGACTTTATGCAGGGTATTGCCAGCCGGCTCAGACTCACTCCAGAAGGGCGCTACCAGCTGGCTCAGGATTATGCAGTAGATCTAAGCGGTGATGAGGTTTATATCCAGAACGCGGGTTTTGACAGTCACGGTCTGACCAACCCCGACCTGGGGTTAAATTGCTTTCGCAATGCCCGCATTATCAATGCGATCATGAAGCGGGAAGTGTACGCGATTGATACCGGCACCACCTTCCAGGCGTTCACACCGCAACAGAATAACCAGTTTTTCCCTTTGAGCGCCCAATGA
- a CDS encoding TonB-dependent siderophore receptor — MVASLTYCNKARTRFAPNLLLVSVLGAMAAPSAGFAQTASPTAGASSSVATLQPINAVSATDGASEGTGLYSVPVTASATRMPLSPSETPQTINVVTRTQMDDFQLNNATSLLSAVPGVFVQQVETDRNYYVIRGYDVTNFQVDGVGMPFSTEEQIGDLDMAFYDRVDVLKGANGLLSNTGNPSGTVNFIRKRPKREFSANVGLSYSSFATRRMDVDISSPLNESGSVRGRLIGAYQKGNSHLDRYSLEKRMLGVIVDADLGEQTTLTLGHTYQRNKSKSPMWGALSLYYSDGSAIDYDVSDSYAPDWAYWNTTDQTTFAQLNHDWGGGWTTKGSLTYRKITQDAEQFLASGVPDRETGLGLTTYPTKYDRYEKQWIGDISTTGKYRLGGREHDVMFGINANRSKNHMTSLDAGVGVALPSLFTWDRQFPRPDFENGTETFSDFTVRKTTAFAATRLNLRDDFKVIAGLNYTRATSTGEHYGEPREYKRNKLSPYLGLIYDLNDNYSVYASYTGIFNPQSQVDINGQILPAIEGKNYELGLKGESADGRINGSIALFRAEQKNTAEYDTFLDGLSRYKAVNSRSAGFELAVQGEVMPGLEVSAGYTHFFSIKDENGDAVREFIPKNSFTLAASYAVPAVPGLKVGGAVRWQSETRRLQGQTSAGEDIYTKQKSYAVTDLMASYEVNKNVTVGVNVKNVFDKKYLTSVQWAQGFYAPSRSVGMNVQLKY; from the coding sequence ATGGTTGCTTCACTGACGTACTGTAATAAGGCGCGTACCCGCTTTGCGCCTAATCTGCTTCTGGTTTCTGTGCTGGGCGCAATGGCCGCTCCTTCGGCAGGTTTCGCGCAAACCGCAAGCCCGACAGCGGGGGCGTCGTCATCAGTGGCGACGCTGCAGCCCATTAATGCGGTCAGTGCGACCGATGGGGCCAGCGAAGGCACGGGGCTATATAGCGTTCCCGTTACTGCAAGTGCAACACGCATGCCTTTGTCGCCTAGCGAGACGCCGCAAACCATTAATGTGGTCACCCGTACGCAGATGGATGATTTTCAGTTGAACAACGCAACCTCTCTGCTCTCAGCCGTGCCGGGTGTGTTCGTGCAGCAGGTGGAAACGGACCGCAATTACTATGTGATTCGCGGGTATGATGTGACCAATTTTCAGGTAGACGGTGTGGGCATGCCGTTCTCAACCGAAGAGCAGATTGGCGATCTGGATATGGCTTTTTATGATCGGGTTGACGTCCTCAAGGGTGCCAATGGCCTGTTATCCAATACCGGTAATCCATCAGGAACGGTTAACTTCATACGCAAGCGTCCCAAGCGCGAGTTTTCTGCCAACGTGGGTCTGTCGTACAGCTCCTTTGCGACCCGGCGGATGGATGTGGATATCTCGTCGCCTTTGAACGAAAGCGGGTCGGTTCGTGGCCGGCTCATCGGCGCCTATCAGAAGGGCAATTCCCACCTTGATCGCTACAGCCTGGAAAAACGTATGCTGGGCGTGATTGTGGATGCAGACCTGGGCGAGCAGACGACATTAACGCTGGGTCATACCTATCAGAGGAATAAATCGAAATCCCCCATGTGGGGGGCGCTGTCGCTTTATTATAGCGATGGCAGTGCGATTGATTATGATGTATCGGATAGCTACGCGCCGGATTGGGCATACTGGAATACCACGGATCAAACCACCTTTGCTCAATTGAATCACGATTGGGGTGGTGGCTGGACGACCAAAGGTTCCTTAACCTATCGCAAGATCACCCAGGATGCGGAACAGTTCCTGGCTAGCGGGGTTCCTGACAGGGAAACCGGGCTGGGTCTGACCACGTATCCGACGAAATACGATCGTTACGAGAAACAGTGGATTGGTGACATCAGCACTACCGGGAAATACAGGCTGGGCGGTCGCGAACATGATGTGATGTTCGGCATCAATGCCAATCGCAGTAAAAATCATATGACTTCGCTGGACGCGGGTGTGGGCGTTGCTTTGCCATCGCTGTTTACCTGGGACCGGCAGTTCCCGCGTCCCGATTTCGAAAACGGCACCGAAACGTTTTCTGATTTCACGGTGCGTAAAACCACCGCGTTCGCGGCAACCCGCTTGAATCTGCGAGATGATTTCAAGGTGATTGCCGGTCTGAACTACACTCGTGCAACCAGCACCGGCGAGCACTATGGCGAGCCCCGCGAATACAAGCGTAATAAGCTGTCTCCCTATCTGGGTCTGATCTACGATTTGAATGACAATTACTCGGTTTATGCCAGTTATACCGGTATTTTCAATCCGCAATCCCAGGTGGATATCAATGGTCAGATTCTGCCGGCCATTGAAGGAAAAAACTATGAGCTGGGTCTGAAGGGTGAATCGGCGGATGGCAGAATCAACGGCAGTATTGCCTTGTTCCGTGCAGAACAGAAAAATACCGCGGAATATGACACCTTTCTGGATGGCCTGAGTCGCTACAAGGCAGTCAATTCACGTTCCGCCGGGTTCGAGCTGGCAGTGCAGGGTGAAGTGATGCCGGGTCTGGAAGTGAGCGCCGGCTATACCCACTTTTTCTCGATCAAGGATGAAAACGGTGATGCCGTCCGTGAGTTTATTCCCAAAAATTCCTTTACGCTGGCTGCCTCTTATGCCGTGCCTGCTGTGCCGGGGCTCAAGGTGGGGGGCGCTGTGCGCTGGCAATCGGAAACGCGTCGCTTGCAGGGTCAGACCTCAGCCGGAGAGGACATCTATACGAAACAGAAATCGTATGCGGTAACAGACCTGATGGCCAGCTATGAAGTGAATAAGAATGTCACTGTAGGGGTCAACGTGAAGAACGTGTTTGATAAGAAATACCTCACCTCTGTTCAATGGGCTCAGGGCTTTTATGCACCCTCGCGCTCGGTGGGCATGAATGTTCAATTGAAATACTGA